A region of the Geomonas subterranea genome:
CCTGGAGCAGGTGCTCTTCGCGGTGAGCCAGTTCGGGACCAGCAAGGTCAGCGTCTACGGGTTCGGCAAGAAAAAAGGGGTCGACTACGAGGGGCTCGTGAAAGAGCGGCAGGATGAGATCCGCAAGGCGGAGGAGGCCATACTGAAGGCGAAGGCCGCCCAGGAGGCCAAGGACAAGGAGACCAAGGCCGCCCAGGATGGGAAGGACAAGGAGGCCAAGGCCGCCCAGGAAGGGAAGGACAAGGCCGCCGGGCAGGGTGCCCCGCAGCAGGCCCCGGCGGCGCCGCGCGCGGCTAAGTAGGAGCGCCGATGGGGGGAGCGGTGCGACAGGTACTGTGTTTTTTGGCGGCGCTCGCGCTCCTTTCGGGGTGCGAGCCGGCGGCGACCCACAGGTTCCTGGTGACTTTCTTCGACGAAGTCCCCAGTTTCCCTCCCCAGGAGCAGTACTGCGCGGAACTGGATGAGCAGGGGCGCAAGAAGGCGGCGGAGCCGCCGCAAAAGAGCGCGGCGGTCGAGCAGAAGGTGGAAGGAAGCAGCCATCCCCCCTATGCCGAGAAGCGCTGCAACGGCTGCCATCAGTCGGACAAAACCTCGGTGAGCGGGCTTTTGAAGCCGCCAAACGAGCTTTGCTTCATGTGTCACCCGAAGATCCTGAAGCACCGCTTCGCCCACGGCCCCGCCGCCGAGGGGGAATGCCTGGGGTGCCACCTGCCGCACGAGGCGAGCTATCCGTCGCTTCTGGCCAGGCCCCCGGCATCGCTTTGCGACAGGTGCCACTCGGAGGGGCGTGCGGCCGCCGGCATGCACGACAGGATCACGAAGAGCGGGGTCGTCTGCATCGACTGTCATGACCCGCATTCCGGAACCAGCAAGTATTTCCTGAAGTAGTCCAGGACGGGGGGCGGCATCTACCGCGTGCAATGCAATAACTGGAGGCCTCTGCTGATTCGCCGGATCGTACCTCGTCTTTTCGGGACCTTGTGTCTGCTTCTGTGCTTTCGCCCGGGGGAAGGGGAGGCCTATTCCCTTTTGGGCGTCAGGGACTTCGGCCAATCCGTGGGGGGGACCTACTCCCTGCAGCACTCCAAGGATTCCGCGGCCGCCAACAGCACCGTGATGGAACAGAACTACACGGAGGATTACGGTGTCCAGTTCGACTACTTCGTCGTGACCCCCCTTTTGTGGAAGGGGAGGGCCCTCCTCGACCTCGAGGGGGTGCAGAAGAAGGAGGAGGCCGACGGCGGGACCGCCCGTTCGTCGCAGGTACGCCTGCGCTACAACCTGAACGCATACCTCCTGCCGTCGACTCCCTATCCGGTCTCCATCGCGGCGAGTTCCGCCCGCGAGACCGTCTCGCTCCCCTTCTCCCCCGATTACCAGAGCGAGCACGACGATCTGATGACCATCCTCACCATTCAGAACCAGTTCGTGCCGTCGGAGCTGAGCCTCGCGCAGCAGTCGCAGACCACCTCGGGGCAGGGGCGGGACATCACCCAGAAGAGCCATAGTTTCAACCTCAACACCCGCCCCAACCTCGGGGCCCTCGGCATGATCACCGCTTCGATCAACCTCTCCGAGAGCGACTCCAGCGGCATCGGCAGCGACAGCTCCAGCCACAACTCGTCCGGCACCGCCAACTTCGGCTACCACAACTCCTGGCGCTCGGCGCAAAACCTCGCGCGCAACTTCTCGCTCACCTACGGCTACCACCAAAACGCCGGCACCAGCGTCATCACCACCCAGACCCTGAACAGCGGCGTCGGCTGGGAGTTCGGCAAGGTGCTCCAGGGGGACCTCACCTACTTCTCATCCAAGAGCAGCTCCTTCGAGCAGAAGTCGCAGAGCCAGGGGGTGTCCGGCGCGCTCTCGCACAAGCTCATGGGGAGCCTGAGGAGCGCGATCAACGCCTCGGCGACCAGGGACCAGTACGACGACGGCCAGAACACCTTCATATCCGCCGGCCTGAACCTTGGCTACCACAAGAGGCTCCCTGCCGCCAGCGACACGACCGTCGGCTATGGCTACACGATGACCCGCAACGAACACACCGGCGGGGTAAGCTCCATCTTCATCTCCGAGGAACGCCACCCCGTCCCCATCGTGACCCCCGGTCGCATCAGGCTGAATCAGCCCACCTTCCAGGCGAACAGCATCACGGTGGTGGGGGCCCAGTCGCGGCTACCCTATCCCGCTTCTTTCTACAACATCGTCCCGGAGGGGATCGAGCTCACCGACCACAACCTGGTCGACACCGACATCCTGATCAGCTACCGCTATACCCAGGATCCCAACATCGTCACCGTGGGGACCAACCACGGCGCCAACGCCGCGGTCAACCTCTTCGCCGGCAAGTACCGCGTCTACACCAACGCCAACCAGAGCGACCAGAGGCTCGTCAAGGGGCAGGCAACCTCCCTCACCACCAGCGGTACCCGGCATTTCGACCTCGGCGCGACGGCCAACCTCACCCCACACAACCTCTCCGCCGAACTCGGCTACGACAAGGACTACGCCCAGAACCAGTATTACCTGACCGGCTCCTGGGGAACCTCCGCCCCGTATGCCGGCGGCGACGTCTCCGTGAACGCCAACGACCGCTTCACGCTCCAGCGCTCCAACGGCAGGGACGACCAGTACTGGGCCAACAGCCTCTCCCTGCAGAGCACC
Encoded here:
- a CDS encoding cytochrome c3 family protein, with product MRQVLCFLAALALLSGCEPAATHRFLVTFFDEVPSFPPQEQYCAELDEQGRKKAAEPPQKSAAVEQKVEGSSHPPYAEKRCNGCHQSDKTSVSGLLKPPNELCFMCHPKILKHRFAHGPAAEGECLGCHLPHEASYPSLLARPPASLCDRCHSEGRAAAGMHDRITKSGVVCIDCHDPHSGTSKYFLK